The proteins below are encoded in one region of Tessaracoccus aquimaris:
- the tdh gene encoding L-threonine 3-dehydrogenase has product MLALAKTRPGPGLELIDVPTPTPSPTEVLIRVSRTGICGTDLHIATWDGWAEKTVTTPRIIGHEFCGHIVELGSSVTGLEVGQFVSGEGHYVCGRCRACLAGRRHLCRNTRGIGYHVDGAFAEYFAMPAANVWVHPQDADPDVAAIFDPFGNAVHAALQFPALAEDVLVSGAGPIGIMAALVAKFQGARNVVITDLSDERLELARSLGLTSTVNVGRESLSDVYDRFSMREGFDIGLEMSGSGVALTTMINNMTHGGRIALLGTPTRELTVDFSTIIFNMLTIQGVTGRQIFETWYAMSSLLRSGLDISGVITHRFPAREFEQAFAVAGDGRSGKVIMTWD; this is encoded by the coding sequence ATGTTGGCCCTTGCGAAGACGCGACCCGGCCCTGGGCTGGAACTGATCGACGTCCCGACCCCGACCCCCTCGCCGACGGAGGTGCTGATCCGCGTCAGCCGCACCGGCATCTGCGGCACCGACCTGCACATCGCGACGTGGGACGGCTGGGCCGAGAAGACAGTCACCACCCCGCGCATCATCGGCCACGAGTTCTGCGGGCACATCGTCGAACTCGGTTCCTCCGTCACGGGCCTGGAGGTCGGCCAGTTCGTCTCCGGCGAGGGACACTACGTGTGCGGCAGGTGCCGCGCGTGCCTGGCGGGCAGACGGCACCTGTGCCGCAACACCCGCGGAATCGGGTACCACGTCGACGGCGCCTTCGCCGAGTACTTCGCGATGCCCGCCGCCAACGTCTGGGTGCACCCGCAGGACGCCGACCCGGACGTCGCCGCCATCTTCGACCCGTTCGGCAACGCGGTGCACGCCGCGCTGCAGTTCCCGGCCCTCGCCGAGGACGTGCTGGTCAGCGGCGCCGGCCCGATCGGGATCATGGCCGCCCTTGTCGCCAAGTTCCAGGGCGCCCGCAACGTCGTCATCACCGACCTGAGCGACGAGCGCCTCGAACTGGCCCGCTCGCTCGGCCTGACCTCCACCGTCAACGTCGGTCGCGAGTCGCTCTCCGACGTCTACGACCGGTTCTCGATGCGGGAGGGCTTCGACATCGGCCTGGAGATGTCGGGCTCCGGGGTCGCGTTGACGACCATGATCAACAACATGACCCACGGCGGCAGGATCGCCCTGCTCGGCACCCCGACCCGGGAACTGACCGTCGACTTCTCCACCATCATCTTCAACATGTTGACCATCCAGGGCGTCACGGGCCGCCAGATCTTCGAGACCTGGTACGCGATGAGCTCGCTGCTGCGCTCCGGCCTCGACATCTCGGGCGTCATCACGCACCGCTTCCCGGCACGAGAGTTCGAGCAGGCGTTCGCCGTGGCGGGCGACGGGCGCTCCGGCAAGGTCATCATGACCTGGGACTGA
- a CDS encoding MmcQ/YjbR family DNA-binding protein, which yields MAKRERPEVPDQLADRVRAVMATLPETREEDAWVGVRWRVGSSTVAHLFGGEDQQFRIVLRGQSADVVAFEHLGHPYFRAGWGSDVIGLILDADTDWVEVAELLTESYCIQAPARLVGQLDLPDNDD from the coding sequence ATGGCGAAACGCGAACGGCCCGAGGTCCCGGACCAGCTCGCGGACCGGGTGCGAGCCGTGATGGCGACGCTGCCCGAGACCCGCGAGGAGGACGCCTGGGTCGGCGTCAGGTGGCGGGTCGGGTCGTCGACGGTCGCACACCTGTTCGGAGGCGAGGATCAGCAGTTCCGGATCGTGCTGCGCGGGCAGAGCGCCGACGTCGTCGCCTTCGAGCACCTGGGCCATCCCTACTTCCGCGCGGGGTGGGGCTCCGATGTGATCGGCCTGATCCTCGACGCGGACACCGACTGGGTCGAGGTCGCCGAACTGCTCACCGAGTCCTACTGCATCCAGGCCCCCGCCCGTCTCGTCGGGCAACTGGACCTTCCCGACAACGACGACTGA
- a CDS encoding sensor histidine kinase gives MPDLCRPVPDDLHRAGRVEEQASAAGGALEITDLQGMTARLTLGATVQAPRRRHPLASLGQDQQVLGVLSAAGAVLALLVLGFSLFNGLDWTGDLQWLVVCVGILVAVWRPWLGALILLVEVVLSSLMPGETLWAFTQPTIAASALTVIVVSRLPLTLPLVAIGWMVLVETTTWPSQLRLIDTVPLALPSVLGGIGVYFFRTVRLRQLEEVSRLARERDEARMEERRQLASELHDIVAHQLSLIAMHLTPSAMEPERISSTVAHLSRTTESARNDLSTLVHSLRSGQSSDAGAMTITATTHAVTATLEDAGHPVRLVVNPEIDRLDATSQKTLARIVREAATNAMRYSPKGSPVDITLGVDDAGAHVQVINQLPAQARVDPNSTGSGLLGLRERVELTNGSFAAGEVDAHWVVEADVPTSDVTLST, from the coding sequence GTGCCTGACCTGTGCCGGCCTGTCCCCGACGATCTGCACCGCGCGGGTCGCGTCGAGGAGCAGGCCTCCGCCGCCGGCGGCGCCCTCGAGATCACCGATCTCCAAGGCATGACCGCCCGCTTGACGCTCGGAGCCACCGTCCAAGCGCCGAGGCGACGGCACCCGCTCGCCTCGCTCGGGCAGGACCAGCAGGTGCTCGGTGTGCTGAGCGCCGCCGGCGCGGTGCTCGCACTCCTGGTGCTCGGCTTCAGCCTGTTCAACGGCCTCGACTGGACCGGCGACCTGCAGTGGTTGGTGGTGTGCGTCGGCATCCTGGTAGCCGTCTGGCGGCCGTGGCTCGGTGCGCTGATCCTGCTGGTCGAGGTGGTCCTGTCCTCCCTGATGCCGGGCGAGACGCTCTGGGCGTTCACGCAGCCGACGATCGCCGCCTCTGCACTGACCGTCATCGTGGTGTCGAGGCTGCCGCTGACGCTTCCGCTGGTCGCCATCGGCTGGATGGTCCTGGTCGAGACAACGACCTGGCCGTCGCAACTGAGGCTCATCGACACCGTCCCGCTGGCGCTGCCGTCGGTGCTCGGCGGGATCGGCGTCTACTTCTTCCGCACCGTGCGACTGCGCCAACTCGAAGAGGTGTCCCGGCTCGCCCGGGAGCGCGACGAGGCGCGGATGGAGGAGCGCCGCCAACTCGCCTCCGAACTGCACGACATCGTCGCGCACCAACTGTCGCTGATCGCGATGCACCTGACCCCGAGCGCCATGGAGCCCGAACGGATCTCCTCGACGGTTGCGCACCTGAGCCGCACCACCGAGAGCGCCCGCAACGACCTGTCGACGCTCGTCCACTCGCTGCGCTCCGGACAGTCGAGCGACGCGGGCGCCATGACGATCACCGCCACCACGCACGCCGTCACGGCGACGCTCGAGGATGCAGGGCACCCGGTGCGCCTCGTGGTCAACCCGGAGATCGACCGGCTCGACGCCACCAGCCAGAAGACCCTCGCGCGGATCGTGCGGGAGGCGGCGACCAACGCGATGCGCTACTCCCCGAAGGGCTCACCCGTCGACATCACGCTTGGCGTCGACGACGCGGGCGCGCACGTACAGGTGATCAACCAGCTTCCGGCGCAGGCGCGCGTCGACCCGAACTCGACCGGAAGCGGGCTGCTCGGCCTGCGGGAACGCGTCGAGCTGACCAACGGGTCGTTCGCGGCAGGCGAGGTCGACGCGCACTGGGTCGTGGAGGCGGACGTCCCGACAAGCGACGTCACGCTCTCCACCTGA